One region of Mucilaginibacter sp. 14171R-50 genomic DNA includes:
- a CDS encoding glycosyltransferase family 4 protein — protein MVKILALREKFEHMSVYSGYDALYHHMSPMATVDSVYCNFKKMYPRGVGRLLAATAKLIGKSGFYNAQSVEVESKLLLKSVSKNYDIIHYTYGEPYFGLGASVKKLISSPVVVTNHQPVSWWETNKVLYNRHACADKVITLSEYDRDHFNSVNTGKAVCIPHGVDTVFYKPLKTIDKDRPFKVIFAGRYLRDTVTLATVVKKLSASSLNIRFDIVYLDKASVTERHLIEMMALPNVDWYSGISEHQLLSLYQQADCCLIPLLDCTANNAVLEALACGLPVIATDLPAIHTYLDSAVSVLCRSQNADDMCDAINTLYNNPTLLQRMALKAREKAVDNFSWQLIAHKTTGLFNTLR, from the coding sequence ATGGTTAAAATTTTAGCCCTGCGCGAAAAATTTGAGCACATGAGTGTGTACAGCGGCTATGATGCCCTTTATCATCATATGTCACCTATGGCCACTGTCGATTCTGTATACTGCAATTTTAAAAAAATGTATCCGCGCGGTGTGGGCCGGCTGCTGGCTGCTACCGCAAAGCTTATCGGCAAGTCGGGTTTTTACAACGCTCAATCGGTAGAAGTCGAGTCTAAACTGCTGCTAAAGTCTGTCAGCAAAAACTATGATATTATTCATTATACGTATGGCGAGCCTTACTTTGGGTTGGGTGCGTCGGTCAAAAAATTGATCAGTTCTCCTGTTGTGGTCACCAATCACCAGCCTGTATCCTGGTGGGAAACTAATAAAGTGCTCTATAACAGGCATGCGTGTGCCGATAAGGTTATTACCCTATCTGAATATGACCGGGACCACTTTAACAGCGTTAATACCGGCAAGGCTGTTTGCATCCCGCATGGTGTTGATACGGTCTTTTACAAACCATTAAAAACGATTGATAAAGACAGGCCATTCAAAGTAATATTTGCCGGCCGTTACTTACGCGATACAGTTACCCTGGCCACTGTAGTTAAAAAGCTTTCGGCATCGTCACTAAACATCCGGTTTGATATTGTGTACCTGGATAAGGCAAGCGTAACAGAGCGGCATCTTATCGAAATGATGGCCCTGCCTAATGTGGACTGGTACTCCGGGATATCAGAACATCAGCTTTTAAGTTTGTATCAGCAGGCCGATTGCTGCCTTATCCCCCTGCTTGATTGTACGGCAAATAACGCGGTTCTGGAGGCGCTTGCCTGCGGGTTACCGGTTATAGCTACAGATCTGCCGGCCATACACACGTATCTTGACAGCGCTGTATCAGTACTGTGCCGCAGCCAAAACGCCGACGATATGTGCGACGCCATAAACACCTTGTACAATAACCCTACCCTATTACAACGCATGGCCTTAAAAGCGCGTGAAAAAGCAGTGGATAACTTTAGCTGGCAACTTATTGCCCATAAAACAACGGGGCTTTTTAACACTTTACGATGA
- a CDS encoding glycosyltransferase family A protein, translated as MNTRLAIVIPAYKIKFFDAALASVTNQSNKNFKVYISDDGSKEDIKAVAEKYVGRLDIEYHRFEDNAGSYDLVKHWNRSVELATEEWIWLFSDDDIMSPGCVQAFFDALKATNERHNIYRFNIEMIDADGRVICVKDPHPELESGFDFLQRRLQSRSLSAAVEYIFRKDAFKLNNGFVNFPKAYCSDDASWITFTGEIPIYTIRHETVSWRASGVNISSAKEFACSKALALLLFVKYIVKKYPSQKMALLQLARPWFFENLGYINGRLSFAEIRRISKQFNDTFETKGGSLKEITLFHLRRTRLGGVLYRWLKF; from the coding sequence ATGAATACCCGGCTTGCCATAGTTATACCTGCATATAAGATCAAGTTTTTTGACGCGGCGCTGGCGTCTGTAACCAATCAAAGCAATAAGAATTTTAAAGTTTATATCAGCGACGATGGCAGCAAGGAAGACATTAAAGCGGTGGCCGAAAAGTACGTCGGGCGGCTGGATATTGAATACCATCGCTTTGAGGACAATGCCGGCAGTTACGACCTGGTTAAACACTGGAACCGCAGCGTTGAACTGGCGACCGAAGAATGGATATGGCTCTTTTCGGATGATGATATCATGTCGCCCGGGTGTGTTCAGGCGTTTTTTGATGCTTTAAAGGCCACTAATGAACGCCATAACATATACCGTTTTAATATAGAAATGATCGATGCTGATGGCCGGGTAATTTGCGTTAAAGACCCTCACCCCGAATTGGAAAGCGGTTTCGACTTTTTACAAAGGAGGCTTCAATCCAGGTCGTTAAGCGCTGCGGTTGAATATATCTTCAGGAAAGACGCTTTCAAATTAAACAACGGTTTTGTGAATTTCCCGAAAGCCTATTGCTCAGACGATGCTTCGTGGATAACATTTACCGGCGAAATACCAATTTATACCATCCGCCACGAAACTGTATCATGGCGGGCAAGCGGTGTTAACATCAGTTCGGCAAAAGAATTTGCCTGCTCAAAGGCATTGGCTTTGCTGCTTTTCGTAAAATATATTGTTAAAAAGTACCCCTCGCAAAAAATGGCGCTTTTACAATTAGCCCGGCCCTGGTTTTTTGAAAACCTGGGTTATATAAATGGCAGACTAAGCTTCGCCGAGATCAGGCGCATATCAAAACAGTTTAACGACACTTTTGAAACGAAAGGCGGTTCGTTGAAAGAGATAACATTATTTCATTTGCGCCGCACCCGTTTAGGCGGCGTGCTTTACAGATGGTTAAAATTTTAG
- a CDS encoding glycosyltransferase family 4 protein — translation MKKNILFVSNDAALMGAPMVLLHLVKWLKNNTDVNVYVLLKDGGPLQPGFENLGQTNVWQPGRLSSSVGRRFVSMLLKLSGKRGLFIPFPKRLKQQKFDLVYLNTADTMHMAPLLKNLYKCPVIAHIHELSYSINAYFPDAFNKVNTAVTDHYIAASKSVYDNMVNNIQVPAQKVSVLNEFIAIDEISRPALTPAEAKAELALNDEFVVGASGIAGWRKGTDIFLQLARLVNKKLPDGNIKFVWVGHQSKEARAQAVYETDKLGLKNKIIFTGRKAVPQNYYQLFNLFVLTSREDPFPLVCLEAAALQKPIFCFKGTGGIPEIVTPDTGQTFDYGDIDAMANAIIETYRQPEKAAQAGKNAADMVKKYDVNIIAPQIFTLISDVIAGSK, via the coding sequence TTGAAAAAAAACATCCTTTTTGTTTCTAACGATGCCGCCCTGATGGGAGCGCCAATGGTGCTGCTGCATCTTGTAAAATGGCTTAAAAATAATACCGACGTAAACGTCTACGTATTGCTTAAGGATGGCGGCCCTTTACAGCCCGGCTTTGAAAACCTGGGCCAAACCAACGTATGGCAACCGGGCCGGCTCTCCTCATCTGTTGGCAGGCGTTTTGTTTCCATGTTATTAAAACTAAGCGGTAAGCGCGGCTTGTTCATCCCGTTCCCAAAAAGGTTAAAGCAACAAAAGTTCGATCTTGTTTATCTCAACACTGCCGATACCATGCACATGGCGCCTTTGTTGAAAAACTTATACAAGTGCCCGGTGATTGCACATATTCATGAGCTTTCGTATTCTATAAACGCTTATTTTCCGGATGCCTTCAATAAAGTTAATACAGCCGTAACAGATCATTATATAGCAGCCAGCAAAAGCGTTTACGATAATATGGTTAATAACATCCAGGTGCCGGCGCAAAAGGTATCGGTGTTAAACGAATTTATCGCTATCGACGAGATATCGCGCCCTGCCCTTACCCCTGCAGAGGCAAAAGCCGAACTTGCTTTAAATGATGAATTTGTTGTAGGGGCATCGGGCATTGCCGGCTGGCGCAAAGGCACTGATATTTTTTTGCAGCTTGCGCGGCTGGTAAACAAAAAGCTGCCTGATGGCAATATAAAATTTGTTTGGGTTGGCCATCAGTCAAAGGAAGCAAGGGCGCAGGCTGTCTACGAAACGGATAAGCTTGGCCTGAAAAACAAGATCATCTTTACAGGCCGCAAGGCGGTCCCGCAAAACTATTACCAACTGTTTAACCTGTTTGTGCTTACCTCGCGCGAGGACCCTTTCCCGCTGGTTTGCCTGGAAGCGGCGGCATTACAAAAACCCATTTTTTGTTTTAAGGGCACCGGCGGAATCCCCGAAATTGTTACGCCCGATACAGGCCAAACCTTTGATTACGGTGATATTGATGCCATGGCAAATGCCATTATTGAAACATACCGGCAACCTGAAAAAGCTGCGCAGGCCGGCAAAAACGCGGCCGATATGGTGAAAAAATACGATGTGAATATTATAGCGCCGCAAATATTTACTTTGATAAGCGATGTTATAGCAGGCAGCAAATGA
- a CDS encoding glycosyltransferase family 2 protein: MHNLKFSILTPSYNSGKYIGRAINSVLTQDYKNWEHIIVDGASQDGTIDILKQYPHLKWVSAPDKGQSDAMNKAFKLSCGDIIMYLNADDELKPHALQTIAEAFASNPDADMVICDLEIDHSGVKTVNSPATTLKQVLNYWPPVFPLNPVSYAYKKSLQLKAGLFPVKNHYSMDYWFLLRAFLKAKVLKINFVSGIFYFDGRNKSADAGNAKKWLKKVQRGFLYSYFYQPQVLKYLGRKIYNRSFEKKHPFCF, encoded by the coding sequence TTGCATAATCTGAAGTTTTCGATACTCACGCCATCATACAACAGCGGTAAATATATCGGCCGTGCCATCAACAGCGTGCTGACACAAGACTATAAGAACTGGGAACACATTATAGTGGACGGCGCTTCGCAGGATGGTACGATTGATATATTGAAACAATACCCTCATTTAAAATGGGTATCCGCCCCGGATAAAGGGCAATCTGATGCCATGAATAAAGCTTTTAAGTTATCGTGTGGCGACATTATCATGTACCTGAATGCCGATGACGAGTTAAAACCCCATGCCTTACAAACTATAGCAGAAGCTTTTGCAAGCAATCCCGATGCAGATATGGTTATTTGCGACCTTGAGATTGACCACTCGGGCGTTAAAACGGTTAACAGCCCGGCAACAACCCTTAAGCAGGTGTTAAATTACTGGCCGCCCGTTTTTCCGCTTAACCCTGTTTCGTACGCGTATAAAAAAAGTTTGCAGCTCAAGGCAGGCCTGTTTCCGGTAAAAAACCATTACAGTATGGATTATTGGTTTTTACTGCGGGCGTTTTTGAAGGCGAAAGTTTTAAAGATAAATTTTGTTTCGGGCATCTTTTATTTTGATGGGCGTAATAAATCGGCAGATGCAGGTAATGCCAAGAAATGGCTAAAAAAGGTTCAGCGGGGTTTTTTATACAGCTATTTTTATCAGCCACAGGTGTTAAAATACCTGGGCAGAAAAATTTATAACCGATCATTTGAAAAAAAACATCCTTTTTGTTTCTAA
- a CDS encoding DegT/DnrJ/EryC1/StrS aminotransferase family protein, which translates to MNNLIEYESLSKVNSFFEDDYRDAYNEVLKAGWYILGEQVSCFEKEFADYCGTKHCIGLASGLDAITLSLRVLDLPAGAEVIVPSNAYIACILGIINAGCKPVLVEPDISSYNIDPHKIEAAITGKTKAILAVHLYGKMCNMTAITRIAQNYGLQVIEDCAQAHGAEHFGKKAGNWGITGAFSFYPTKNLGALGDGGAITTSDDELAEKLRSLRNYGSKVKYHNDHIGYNSRLDELQAAFLRKKLVKLNDINRHKNELASIYFDKLKDRFIKPIIEAENKDVFHIYNIRCDMRDRLSAFLKDKGILTEIHYPIPPHKQQAYKHLFKGQDFPLSEQIHATTLSLPISYCHTPQQISYVADCINSFA; encoded by the coding sequence ATGAATAACCTCATCGAGTACGAATCTTTAAGCAAGGTAAATTCATTTTTTGAAGATGATTACCGGGATGCGTATAACGAGGTATTAAAGGCTGGCTGGTATATTTTAGGCGAACAGGTATCCTGTTTCGAAAAGGAGTTTGCTGACTACTGCGGCACAAAGCATTGCATTGGCCTTGCCTCGGGACTTGATGCCATCACCTTATCTCTTAGAGTTTTGGACCTCCCTGCCGGCGCCGAGGTTATTGTACCTTCAAATGCATATATCGCCTGCATATTGGGTATTATAAATGCAGGCTGTAAACCGGTTTTGGTTGAACCGGATATCAGCAGCTATAACATCGATCCGCATAAAATAGAAGCCGCAATTACCGGCAAAACCAAGGCCATACTGGCGGTACACTTATACGGCAAAATGTGTAATATGACCGCCATAACCCGTATTGCACAAAACTATGGGTTGCAGGTAATTGAAGATTGCGCCCAGGCCCATGGCGCTGAACACTTTGGAAAGAAAGCCGGTAACTGGGGTATTACGGGTGCCTTTAGCTTTTACCCCACAAAAAATCTGGGCGCGCTGGGCGATGGCGGCGCCATAACTACCAGTGATGATGAACTGGCCGAAAAACTACGGAGCCTGAGAAATTACGGCTCAAAAGTAAAATACCATAACGACCATATTGGCTATAACTCGAGGCTGGACGAGTTACAGGCGGCATTTTTACGCAAAAAGCTGGTTAAGCTGAACGATATTAACAGGCACAAGAACGAGCTTGCAAGTATCTATTTCGATAAGTTAAAGGACAGGTTTATAAAACCAATTATTGAAGCGGAGAACAAAGATGTGTTCCATATATATAACATACGCTGCGATATGCGCGACCGGCTCAGCGCTTTTTTAAAGGATAAAGGGATACTTACGGAGATACATTACCCCATACCCCCGCATAAACAGCAGGCGTACAAGCATCTTTTTAAGGGTCAGGACTTCCCCTTATCCGAACAGATCCACGCCACAACCTTAAGCCTGCCCATATCTTACTGCCATACGCCGCAGCAGATAAGTTATGTGGCCGACTGCATAAACAGCTTTGCATAA
- a CDS encoding FdtA/QdtA family cupin domain-containing protein: MAQLIDLVTHTDTRGNLTVLERVIPFDIKRIFYIYGVDESVRGGHRHHTTVQAAVCLQGTCTIYNNDSVKEEEFVLNSPSKCLILHPEDWHKMYNFSADAILMVFASTFFDPQDYIYQPYE, encoded by the coding sequence ATGGCCCAACTGATTGACCTGGTAACCCATACCGATACAAGGGGCAACCTTACTGTTCTGGAACGGGTTATCCCTTTTGATATTAAACGGATATTTTACATATACGGGGTGGACGAATCTGTAAGGGGCGGGCACAGGCACCATACCACTGTGCAAGCGGCCGTTTGCCTGCAGGGCACCTGCACCATTTATAATAATGATAGTGTCAAAGAGGAAGAGTTCGTGCTGAATTCGCCTTCCAAATGCCTGATACTACATCCCGAAGACTGGCATAAGATGTATAATTTTTCGGCTGATGCCATTTTAATGGTATTCGCATCAACGTTTTTTGATCCGCAGGACTACATTTATCAACCCTATGAATAA
- a CDS encoding glycosyl transferase, whose protein sequence is MLHFATYFDINYLSRGLALFDSLKRHSSRPFILHILALDEIVVGYFNENKTDGISVIPLAAIEAYFPELQQAKSNRSIIEYYFTLSPYLPLYILNKVANVSQVTTVDADIYFFDDPAIIFEQYSEASILITPHNFSKNLQHLAIHGKYNVSFQSFKKDEAGLSCLNHWRQQCFNWCYDTYDEANNRFADQKYLDTWPAEFDKVAEIKTPGAGLAPWNIDNHDFKIVDGEITVDQQPLIYYHFHHLRVFNKNFAFNGLEHYGVKNNTRGLKRIYHIYLKALKSFTDKANTDFNTLRYNNHLNSSFSQKLKSPQGYWFYNNYVIVHVNPHRRFTKIKRALRSLYGPTD, encoded by the coding sequence GTGCTTCATTTCGCTACTTATTTCGACATTAATTATTTATCAAGAGGCTTAGCCTTATTTGATTCGCTAAAAAGGCATTCGTCGCGGCCATTTATCCTGCACATTTTGGCGCTTGATGAAATCGTTGTCGGTTACTTTAATGAAAATAAAACCGATGGTATTTCGGTTATCCCGCTTGCCGCGATCGAAGCTTACTTCCCCGAGTTGCAGCAGGCCAAGAGTAACCGGTCAATAATTGAATATTACTTTACTCTTAGCCCCTATTTGCCCTTGTATATCCTTAACAAAGTGGCAAACGTTAGCCAGGTAACCACGGTAGATGCCGATATCTATTTTTTTGACGACCCGGCCATTATTTTTGAGCAGTACAGCGAGGCGTCTATACTGATAACGCCGCATAATTTCAGCAAAAACCTGCAGCATCTGGCCATACATGGGAAATATAATGTAAGCTTTCAATCCTTTAAAAAAGACGAAGCCGGCCTAAGCTGCCTAAACCATTGGCGGCAACAATGCTTTAACTGGTGTTATGATACTTACGACGAAGCGAACAACCGCTTTGCAGACCAGAAATACCTGGACACCTGGCCGGCGGAATTTGACAAGGTTGCCGAAATTAAAACCCCGGGTGCGGGCCTTGCGCCCTGGAATATCGACAATCACGATTTCAAAATAGTTGACGGTGAAATAACGGTTGATCAACAGCCGCTGATTTATTATCACTTTCACCATTTAAGGGTGTTCAATAAAAACTTCGCCTTTAACGGGTTAGAGCATTATGGGGTAAAAAACAACACCAGGGGCTTAAAACGTATCTACCATATCTACCTTAAAGCGCTAAAGTCATTTACCGACAAGGCAAATACCGATTTTAATACGCTTAGATATAACAACCATTTAAACAGCAGTTTTTCACAAAAGTTAAAGAGCCCGCAAGGTTATTGGTTTTATAACAACTATGTTATTGTGCATGTAAACCCGCATCGTAGATTTACAAAAATTAAACGTGCGCTAAGATCACTATATGGCCCAACTGATTGA
- a CDS encoding TIGR04325 family methyltransferase, with amino-acid sequence MPSLKDLIRSITPPAILKIYRGRKNSPHTGMWHGNYPSWQQAAALCDGYDDKLILEKCKNALLQVKNGEAAYERDSVVFDEVQYSEPLIAALQNIASANGKLCVLDFGGSLGSTYFQNAGHLKHAENLQWCIVEQGHFVECGKEYFASGQLKFYASVEECMQEQKPDALLLSSVLQYLPEPYLWIKKLIALNIPDIIIDRTSFIQSPAVSRITVQNVPPEIYEASYPCWFFNEQEFLDAFSGTYRIEVDFDSFADPAQTSDDGLKMYWKGYVLKHRN; translated from the coding sequence ATGCCATCATTAAAAGATCTGATCAGAAGTATAACCCCACCCGCTATCTTAAAAATATATCGCGGCCGCAAAAACAGCCCGCATACGGGCATGTGGCATGGCAATTACCCGTCGTGGCAGCAGGCGGCGGCTTTATGTGATGGTTACGACGATAAATTAATTTTAGAAAAGTGCAAAAATGCACTGCTCCAGGTTAAAAATGGCGAAGCGGCTTATGAGCGCGACAGCGTTGTTTTTGATGAGGTGCAATACAGTGAGCCGCTGATTGCAGCTTTACAAAACATTGCCTCAGCAAATGGCAAGCTATGCGTGCTGGACTTCGGCGGCAGCTTAGGCAGCACATACTTTCAAAATGCAGGGCATCTTAAACATGCTGAAAACCTGCAATGGTGTATTGTAGAGCAAGGCCATTTTGTGGAATGCGGAAAAGAATATTTTGCAAGCGGGCAGTTAAAGTTCTATGCCTCTGTTGAAGAATGTATGCAAGAGCAAAAGCCAGATGCATTATTATTGAGCAGCGTGCTGCAATATTTACCAGAACCCTACCTATGGATAAAAAAGCTGATCGCTTTAAATATCCCCGATATTATAATTGACAGGACAAGCTTTATACAATCACCCGCTGTAAGCCGGATAACAGTACAGAACGTTCCGCCTGAAATTTATGAGGCCAGTTATCCCTGCTGGTTTTTTAACGAGCAGGAATTTTTAGATGCATTTTCGGGAACCTACCGTATTGAAGTTGATTTTGACAGCTTTGCCGACCCCGCCCAAACGAGCGACGATGGGCTGAAGATGTACTGGAAAGGGTATGTATTGAAACACCGCAACTAA
- a CDS encoding ABC transporter ATP-binding protein gives MAKVIKVENLSKAYQLGDFGTGTITRDFERFWARFRGKEDPFLKIGQANDRTVKSNSDVVWSLKDINFDIEQGEAVGIIGRNGAGKSTLLKLLSRVTSPTTGSIKIKGRIASLLEVGTGFHPELTGKENIYLNGAILGMRKAEIKRKFDEIVNFSGVERYIDTPVKRYSSGMYVRLAFAVAAHLESEILIVDEVLAVGDAEFQKKCLGKMDEVSKGEGRTVLFVSHNMTTISSLCEKSIFLSNGELMVKGNTNAVIRQYHQSIVSSSVSHINERTDRSGSGEIRVTDIDINDNLSGCNIGNTEGLCITLTYTSLLPVYYGKIYIGIYNELGAAVMFLDSDTIPDFPSKLPGKGKVTIDIPNYQALTAGTYMINIALFNHAAISDYVQNAYHFTIVEDDFLGNGKLPAGQYMFIPKQFWQITDSI, from the coding sequence ATGGCTAAAGTGATCAAAGTAGAGAACCTGTCGAAAGCTTACCAGTTGGGCGACTTTGGTACCGGCACCATAACGCGCGACTTTGAACGTTTTTGGGCCAGGTTTCGCGGTAAGGAAGATCCGTTCCTGAAAATTGGTCAAGCAAACGACCGTACGGTAAAAAGTAACAGCGATGTGGTTTGGAGCCTTAAGGATATAAACTTTGACATAGAGCAGGGCGAGGCGGTAGGCATTATTGGGCGCAACGGGGCGGGGAAAAGCACATTGCTAAAATTATTAAGCCGGGTAACCTCACCCACCACGGGCTCAATAAAAATAAAAGGCCGTATTGCCAGTTTGCTTGAAGTAGGCACCGGTTTTCATCCCGAACTAACCGGCAAGGAAAACATATACCTTAATGGCGCCATATTGGGTATGCGCAAGGCCGAGATCAAGCGCAAGTTTGACGAAATAGTAAATTTTTCGGGCGTCGAGCGATATATCGATACTCCTGTGAAGCGCTACTCGTCTGGTATGTATGTGCGCCTGGCATTTGCAGTTGCCGCACACCTGGAAAGTGAAATACTGATAGTTGATGAAGTATTGGCCGTAGGCGATGCCGAGTTCCAGAAAAAATGCCTCGGTAAAATGGACGAGGTAAGCAAAGGCGAAGGCCGTACGGTTTTATTTGTAAGCCATAACATGACCACCATCAGCTCGCTTTGCGAAAAAAGCATCTTCCTGAGTAATGGCGAACTGATGGTAAAAGGGAATACAAATGCTGTAATAAGGCAATACCATCAAAGTATTGTAAGCAGCAGCGTAAGCCATATCAACGAACGGACGGACAGATCTGGCAGCGGCGAAATAAGGGTTACAGATATCGATATCAATGATAATTTGTCGGGTTGCAATATTGGTAATACCGAGGGTTTATGCATTACCTTAACCTATACTTCATTATTACCTGTCTATTACGGCAAAATATACATCGGCATATATAATGAGCTGGGCGCGGCCGTTATGTTTTTAGACAGCGACACCATTCCCGATTTCCCGTCAAAGTTGCCCGGAAAGGGGAAGGTAACGATAGATATACCAAACTATCAGGCCTTAACCGCAGGTACGTATATGATCAACATTGCCTTGTTTAATCATGCCGCAATAAGCGATTATGTTCAAAACGCTTATCATTTCACCATAGTGGAGGATGATTTTTTAGGAAACGGCAAGCTACCGGCCGGTCAGTATATGTTTATCCCTAAACAATTTTGGCAGATCACTGACAGTATATGA
- a CDS encoding ABC transporter permease: protein MTEPEEHWDLEITPTSSLFDLKLRDVWQYRDLLLLFVRRDFVSFYKQTILGPLWFFVQPIITIIFYSFVFGNLAGIPTDGVPKPLFYLAGTILWNYFSDCLVKTSTVFRDHGGIMSKVYFPRLIMPLSIIASNLIRFGVQITLFFALLLFYSLKGTPVGLNAYALLLPVLIALIAAQGLGLGMLISAVTTKYRDFAFVVGFGVPLLMYATTVIYPLSQAEAKFHQYSWIIKLNPITGIIETFRYGFFGKGSFSYELLGYCTAVTFILLIVGIVTFNKVEKTFVDTV from the coding sequence ATGACTGAACCGGAAGAACACTGGGACCTGGAAATTACCCCCACCAGCAGTTTGTTTGATTTAAAGCTGCGGGATGTATGGCAGTATCGCGATCTGCTGCTGCTATTTGTACGGCGCGATTTTGTATCGTTTTACAAGCAAACCATACTTGGCCCCCTGTGGTTTTTTGTGCAGCCTATTATTACCATCATTTTTTATTCATTTGTTTTTGGCAACCTGGCCGGGATACCTACTGACGGCGTCCCCAAACCGTTATTTTACCTGGCCGGTACCATATTATGGAATTACTTTTCAGACTGCCTTGTTAAAACATCAACCGTGTTCAGGGACCATGGCGGCATCATGAGCAAGGTGTACTTTCCGCGCCTGATTATGCCTTTGAGTATCATCGCCTCAAACCTTATCCGGTTTGGGGTGCAGATAACCCTGTTTTTTGCATTGCTTTTATTTTATTCCCTCAAAGGCACACCTGTAGGTTTAAATGCTTATGCGCTGCTGCTGCCGGTCCTTATTGCGCTGATAGCGGCACAAGGCCTGGGTTTGGGTATGCTTATATCTGCAGTTACCACCAAATACCGCGACTTTGCATTCGTAGTAGGTTTTGGCGTTCCGCTGCTCATGTATGCCACAACGGTTATCTATCCGCTTTCGCAGGCCGAAGCAAAATTTCACCAGTACAGCTGGATCATAAAGTTAAACCCTATTACAGGCATCATAGAAACTTTCAGATATGGCTTTTTTGGCAAAGGCAGCTTTAGCTACGAATTACTGGGTTATTGTACAGCAGTTACCTTTATTTTGCTTATTGTAGGAATAGTGACTTTTAATAAGGTTGAAAAAACGTTTGTCGACACGGTATAA
- a CDS encoding glycosyltransferase family 4 protein — translation MFKNITLFSLQTFSTTGGIQKMTRTLAHSLYNICLSNGWQFKLSSLYDADADLMPQYLPKQNFSGFSNRRLRFIFAALFNAKKNHTIILSHINLAVIGLLIKAIRPKTKMWVIAHGIEVWRPLPFHKALLLTKCDNIICVSAFTKSQMQHWHKISAAKCVVINNVLDPFMELPLNFDKPETLLKRYGLVNKGPVVFTLTRLASTEHYKGHDRVIRAIAGLKNTFPEIRYVLAGKYDNEEGVRVKQLINRLGVAEHVILPGFIKEDELAAHFLMADLFVLPSKKEGFGIVFIEALACGLPVICGNADGSIDAIRNGELGTAINPDNDAELEKSIAEHLAQPLTLARRKHLKSVCLHYFTEQTYISALQKMLIND, via the coding sequence ATGTTTAAAAACATCACGCTATTTTCATTGCAAACTTTCAGTACCACGGGGGGCATTCAAAAAATGACCCGCACCCTGGCGCATTCGCTTTATAATATTTGCTTAAGTAACGGCTGGCAGTTTAAGCTATCGTCGTTATATGATGCAGATGCCGACCTGATGCCGCAGTATCTGCCGAAACAAAATTTTAGCGGGTTTAGCAACAGGCGTTTGCGATTTATATTCGCGGCCCTGTTCAACGCAAAAAAAAACCATACCATTATATTAAGCCATATTAACCTGGCGGTTATTGGTTTACTTATAAAAGCCATCCGTCCCAAAACAAAAATGTGGGTTATAGCACATGGTATTGAAGTTTGGAGGCCATTACCGTTCCACAAAGCCCTGCTGCTTACCAAGTGTGACAATATTATCTGCGTAAGTGCTTTTACCAAAAGCCAGATGCAGCATTGGCATAAAATAAGCGCCGCCAAATGTGTTGTGATAAACAATGTACTGGATCCGTTTATGGAGCTGCCCCTTAATTTTGACAAACCCGAAACACTGCTTAAAAGGTATGGCCTTGTAAATAAAGGGCCGGTAGTTTTTACGTTGACAAGGCTTGCATCAACAGAGCACTACAAAGGGCACGACCGGGTTATCAGGGCTATTGCAGGGCTTAAAAATACGTTTCCGGAAATCAGATATGTACTGGCCGGAAAATACGACAACGAAGAGGGCGTGCGTGTTAAACAACTTATTAACCGTTTAGGTGTAGCAGAACACGTAATATTACCCGGATTTATAAAAGAAGATGAACTGGCCGCTCATTTTTTAATGGCCGATTTATTTGTACTGCCAAGTAAAAAAGAAGGCTTTGGAATTGTTTTTATAGAGGCCCTGGCCTGCGGCCTTCCGGTTATTTGCGGCAATGCCGACGGAAGCATTGATGCCATACGCAATGGCGAACTGGGCACTGCAATAAATCCCGATAACGATGCTGAACTTGAAAAAAGCATTGCCGAACATTTAGCGCAACCTTTAACGTTAGCCAGGCGAAAGCACTTAAAAAGCGTGTGCTTACACTATTTTACCGAACAAACTTATATCAGCGCGCTGCAAAAAATGTTAATTAATGACTGA